Proteins encoded within one genomic window of Sparus aurata unplaced genomic scaffold, fSpaAur1.1, whole genome shotgun sequence:
- the eif4e2rs1 gene encoding eukaryotic translation initiation factor 4E family member 2 related sequence 1 → MNQLERPKDEEDQEESDCHHDNSDRTNNNNNNNRRKTVCPGAGEHPLQYNYTFWYSRRTPSRPASSQSYEQNIRQIGTVASVEQFWRFYSHLVRPGDLSGHSDFHLFKEGIKPMWEDESNRSGGKWIIRLRKGLASRFWENIILAMLGEQFMVGEEICGAVVSIRFQEDILSIWNRTSNDQMTTSRIRDTLRRVLNLPTNTIMEYKTHNDSLRDNSSFRNTKISL, encoded by the exons ATGAACCAGCTGGAGCG TCCAAAAGATGAAGAGGACCAGGAAGAGTCAGActgtcaccatgacaacagtgacaggaccaacaacaacaacaacaataaccgACGGAAG acagTGTGTCCAGGTGCAGGTGAACACCCTCTCCAGTATAACTACACCTTCTGGTACAGCAGAAGAACTCCGAGTCGTCCGGCGAGTTCTCAGAGTTACGAACAAAACATCAGACAGATCGGCACCGTGGCCtcg gtggaGCAGTTTTGGAGGTTTTACAGTCACCTGGTCAGACCAGGTGATCTGAGCGGACACAGTGACTTCCACCTGTTCAAGGAGGGAATCAAACCCATGTGGGAG GACGAGTCAAACCGCAGTGGGGGGAAGTGGATCATTCGTCTTCGTAAAGGTCTCGCCAGTCGCTTCTGGGAGAACATCATCCTGGCCATGTTGGGAGAGCAGTTCATGGTGGGAGAGGAGATCTGTGGAGCCGTCGTCTCCATTCGCTTCCAG GAGGACATCTTGTCGATCTGGAACAGAACGTCCAATGACCAAATGACGACGTCGAGGATCAGAGACACTTTAAGACGAGTTCTGAACCTTCCAACCAACACCATCATGGAGTACAAGACCCACAACGACAGCCTCAG GGACAACTCGAGCTTCAGAAACACAAAGATTTCTCTCTGA